ATTTCACATCATATATATTTAGTAAAAATTATAAAGGCATTGTAACTAATGAAATATTTTATGCATATAGAACAGACAATAAAAATTCTCTTACATTTAATACAAAAACACATACTCTAAATGAAAAATTAAAAAATTTTAACGCTTGGTTTACTTTTTCATCAAAGTGAAACATATATACAAATAATGATTGTCGAGATGTTTGAATTTCTTATCATTTTGCAGAAGCATTTAGAACTAAAGGAATAAGATATCTAATTAAATTTTGCAAAAAAAATAAAATTGAAACTCCTTCATTAAAAGAATATAAACAATTTTTATATAAATATGAATATTATCAAGGAATAAGAAAAGTTTATGCAAAATTATCACTTTATTTATTACCTTTTGATTATTTAATTCCAAAAATTTTTAATTTTATTAAAAAAATTTTAAATAGAAAGAATTAAAATCTTGATTTTTTTATTTTTTTTCAATTACCATGTTTTTCATCATGAATGTGATATCACAAAACATAACCTAAAAATAATAATCCAGTAATAACAGGCAAATAAAAAAGAAAAGATCTTCAAACAAATATAGCTTGATTTAATTGCTCTTTAGTTGTTTGATCAATAACAATTGTTGGTCCTGCAAAAGCTTGAATAAAAATACTTAATATTATTTGAATAGAACCTTCTGCACCTGGAATTGGAATAAAATTATTTCCTGATATAGCTACATTAGACACATTAAATATATCTTCTACAGATAGTTGACTAATACCTTTAACATTTAATAATTGAATTGCAAAATAAACTGAAAAATATTGCATTAAAGCCATGCATGAAGTCCCAATAAGTTGGATTAAAACACAGTCTCATCTTTTCAATTCAGCTATGTATGCTTTTTTAAATATAGCTTTTTCTCTAAATTCAGATATTAATTCTTCTTTGCTAGAATAAGGTAATTTAAATTTGTGTAAGATTTTGTTATATTGATTAGCTAAAAAAAGATGAAATTTACTACTAATTGAAACTGTCACTAATGAACTAAAAACAATAATGTCTAAAATCATGCCACCAAATGAAAATCAATATGCTAATGTTCCTTGTGGTTGACTAATTATTTCATTATATCTTGTAGAAATAATTATAAAAGATGGTCAAGTTAAAACTATTTGAGTTATGGTTCAATATATTGAAATTGAACTAACAATTAACAATGATTCTTTGCTAGTTAAACCGTGTCTAGACAATCAATAAACTTTATATGGTTCAGATCCTAATGAAAAAGGCGTGATACCATTAATAAAAATAATTGTAGCTCCAAAAATAATTCATTCATATCATTTTGCTTTAACATAATGTTTTCTTGCACTATAAAAAATACAAAAACTATTCCAAAACCATTGGTAAATATAAGCTAAAATTAACCCAATTAAAAATCCTTCTTTTCCAGCAAGAGAATTATTGTTTACTAGTTGAACTATTTGACTAAAATCAATATTAAACAAGTAAATTGAGGTAAATACTATTATTAACAATAAAATTACAACAAAAATTATTCCTCAAATTATATTTTTTTTAGTTCAAAACGATTGTGATTTTTTTTCTACATTTTCTAAATTAGAATTAACATCATTCATAATTAATTTTAAATCATAATTATCTTTTTTATTTATTAGATAAATCATTTTAAAATTATTTATAAATTAAAGAGTAAAAAATAATGTTTATTTAGAATATTCTAAGATGGAAATAATAGAAGAAAAAGTAATAAATCAAAACAATTGAAAAAAATATTTTAATTTTCAAAAATATAATGTTTTGTCGTGGATTCATTTTATAGTGCTCATAATTTCTGGCGTTTCGCCATTAATATCTCTTGCTGCCGCTCTTGCCACTGTAATTGAAACTAAAAATTTCTTACTTATATGATTTACTAATTATGATACTTTCACATATCAAAGTAATTTATTAATTTCTTTATATATTTGATTAAGTTTTTGGAAAACAGATTTAAAGATGTTTAAAACTCACACATTATTAATGACATTAATGGTTTATATTTTTGTAACTTTTACTTTTTTTAATTCTTATGATTTAATGCGAAGTGTAGGAAAAATTCCCCAAAAAGAAGATATCATAAATTCGAATCCAAATAATTTGATAGATATTGATAATCTTTTTGTAGCTTGTTCAACTTGAAACCACATTATAAATCCTATTTTTTTTATTTTATATGGATCTTTTTCTCTAGCGAAAGAAAACAAACCCTTTATGGATAATGTATACAAATATATAACTGTTGGAATGATATATCCATTAATATATACTCTTTATTTAATTTTAATTCCTTGATCAGGATATTTAGATAATGGAGCAAATTCTTATAGTGTATATGGTGTGTTCAGTCAAACTAAATATAATAATTTAACATGATTATGAATACCTCCTTTACTTGCTGTGTTTCCTATCTCATTAACAATAATTTGAAACATTAAATTTCATATTTGCAAAAAAGAAACAAATACAATAAAAGATAAAAAAATAATTAATCCAACATAAATTTAATTTTTTAAATAGTTTTTGATTAAATATAATTATGTATATTATGTTAGTATTTAGACTATGTGAAGATACAATAATCTAAATATTTCTTCTTGAGATAAAAATATGAATAAAAAAATTAAAAAAGCAGTTATTCCAGCAGCAGGATTAGGTACTAGATTTTTACCAGCCACAAAGGCAATGCCAAAGGAAATGTTACCAATTGTAGATAAACCAGCCATTCAATATATTATTGAAGAAGCAGTAGCAAGTGGAATTGAAGAAATATTAATTATTACTTCTTCAAGTAAAAATGCAATTATTGATCATTTTGATTATTCTTATGAATTAGAAAATCGTTTAAAACTAAAAAACAAAGAAAATGAATTTAAACAAATAAGAGCAATTGCTGATATGGCTAATATTCAATATATTCGCCAAAAAGAACCATTAGGTTTAGGACATGCGATATATTGTGCAAGAAATTTTATCAATAATGAACCATTTGCAGTTTTATTAGGTGATGATATTGTATTTCATGAAAAACATCATAAACCTACATTATTACAATGTATAGAAGCATATAACGAATTAGGAACAACTATATTGGGAGTTCAAAAAGTTCCACACAATTTAGTTAATAAATATGGAATTGTTAATCCGTCAAAAGATTCTATTAAATTGAAACAAGGATTAATATCTGTTAAAGATGTTGTTGAAAAACCATCACCTGATCAAGCTCCATCTGATTATGCTATTTTAGGAAGATATATATTGACTCCTGAAATATTTGACGAATTAAAAAATTTAAAACCAGACATTCGTGATGAAATAGAATTAACTGATGCAATATTCAAACTAGGTAAATACCAAAGAATTTATGCTAAGGTATTTGATGGTTTAAGATATGATATAGGTTCTAAATTAGGTTTTATAACTGCAACAATAGATTCAGCATTAAAACATAGCCATATTAAAGATGATGTTGCAAAAATTATTTTACAACGTGCAGAAGAAATAAAAAGAAAACAAAGCAAAAAAAATAATAAAAAATAATTTTTAATAAATTTTAATTAAATTTTTATCTTTAGTGAAACGACCTGTTAAGGATTTCTTTTTATAATCAGTTATAGGATTCTTTTCTACATTATTTCATACTTTTTTATTATTTTGATTTATTTGACAAACAGATGTGATTTTAGAAACAAAACCTAAAGTATCACGATTTGTTGATTGATATGTAGTTGCTCCAACACCAAAAACAATATTTTTAGAAGAATATTTTTGATTTGTTAAATTTTCTAAAATAGCTTTTGTTCTTTTATAAGTTATTGCATCACCATAAATAATTCCAATTTTTGGATGTAATTCTTTAAAACCTTTTTTATTAATTTTATGCCCAAAGTGATAATCAAGATAATGAATAACACCTCAAGTATTTTTATTTTTTCAATTAAAATTTTTTTTACCGCATATTATTTCAATAGGATCTCCGCTATCTGGTCTAATTACTAATTTCTTTTTTCTTTTTAAAATATCTTTTTTTAATTTAGGTAAAATATTATCTAAAACATTTCAAATATTTCATGTGTCACTAACTAAAGACAAAATATCATTAGGAAATTGATTTATCAAACGTTTGTATGTATTAAATTCATTAATTTGTCCATCAATGCTCATAACTGAATGTTCAGATGCAAACACAGATTTTGCGTTATTCCCAGAAATAATAGTATCACTGCCTTCAAAATACATTAGATGTGCGTTCCCACTATAAATTGCACTTCATAATGAACTCATTCCTCGCATACTAAAATCATGACATTGATATTTAATAAAATTTAAATTATCAGCTGATAATTCTGCATAATGTTCAACCAATTTAAAATAATCTCTAGCTATAGTTAAAGAAGTAGAAAATTGTCAAATGTTTTCTAAAATAATTGTTTCAAAATAAGTTATCAATCAAACAAAATTAGGATTAATATTTTTTTTACCTGTAATTATCATTAAACTTTTTTGAAATGGAATATTATCAGAACTTTTATATGCCTTAACAACAATAGGTAATTTTTTTGTTTCACAAATTGATTTACCTAATTCTTTTAAAACATTAATAAAATTCTCAGAAAATTTTTTTGATTGAAAAACATTATTTAATTTATTTTTTAATAATTTTGTTATTCTTCCATTACTATTTTCTTGGCTCAATTTAATAACGTGTTTTGTAAAATTATTCAAAATATTATTTACAACTTTTTTGACAAATAAATGATTTCAAGAAATATCCTTAAATTCATGGTTTTTATTTCCACGGGCCGTAAAAGTCAAGTAAAGATTTTGAACATTTTTTGGATACATTAGTCGATGAACTAATTTATATGCATCACAAGGAATCAAAGATACCAAAGATTCATCTAAATCCCAAGGAGTAATAATTTTGTTTTTATTCATTTAATTTATTTATCGATTTTAAGAACTATTTTATAAACTGTGTTTTTATATTATAAATATAAATAAAGAATTTAAAATTAATCTTAATATTAGCAAATTTAATTTACATAAAAAGAAATATATGTCAAAAGAAATTAATTGAATTACTTGTGATTTGGATGGAACATTACTAAGATATGAAAATGAATCTCATATTATTGAAGATGAATCGATTAAAGCAATTCAAAAATTAAAAAGTAAAAAAATTTATTTTACGATTGCAACTGGTCGACATTATGAAGATGCTTTATATATTTGCAATAAATACAACTTATTAAATGAATATTTAAGATATATTATAGGTTGTAATGGTGCTACTATTTATGATGCTATAAATAAAGAGATAATTTTTCAAACAACATTAGATCAAAATAAACTTTTGAATAGTGAAAAAATTTTAAAATTTTTAAAAAAACAAAAACTTGAAGTTATTTTAGCTGCATATAAAATTAATCGCGATGTAATAATGTTAAAAAATTCTAATAGTGATTCTGAAATTGTTAATGAATATATAAAATATGAGGGAAATTTTACTCACACAGAAAATAATTTTGAATTTGCTGAAAATTTCAACAAAGAAAAAAATATTTTAAAAACGATTTTCTTTTTTAAAAAAAATCAAGTTTTTGATATACAAAATATATTAGATCAAATAATTACAACTTTTAATATTGATAAAAATGATTTGATAGTTACGTCAAATCAATCAATAGAATATAATCAATCTAATGTTTCTAAAGGTAATGCAATTTTATTTTTATCTAAGAAACTGGGTTTAGATATAAATAAAACTTTATCTATTGGTGATTCAGGAAATGATATTAGTATGTTTAATACAACCAAGTATAGCGCTACATTAGAGAATAGTATTGATATAGTTAAATCTAATGCAACTAATGTATTTGACTCAAAAGCTTCAACAATTGTTAAAGATGTTATAGATTATTTTGTTTTTAATTAGATAATACTTTATTTTATTTATGACCCATAGATCCTGTATTTAAAATTAAAATTTTATTGTTTTTTATTAAATAAGCTTGCCCAAAACCTAAATAAGCTTTCCCAGAAACTAATTCAAGTCGAATTAAATGAAAATCTTTCATATTTTTAATCATTTCAATTCCACCACCTGAACCAACTCTTTTAATATAGTTATTAAATGTTAAATT
This is a stretch of genomic DNA from Mycoplasmoides pirum ATCC 25960. It encodes these proteins:
- a CDS encoding lysylphosphatidylglycerol synthase transmembrane domain-containing protein: MIYLINKKDNYDLKLIMNDVNSNLENVEKKSQSFWTKKNIIWGIIFVVILLLIIVFTSIYLFNIDFSQIVQLVNNNSLAGKEGFLIGLILAYIYQWFWNSFCIFYSARKHYVKAKWYEWIIFGATIIFINGITPFSLGSEPYKVYWLSRHGLTSKESLLIVSSISIYWTITQIVLTWPSFIIISTRYNEIISQPQGTLAYWFSFGGMILDIIVFSSLVTVSISSKFHLFLANQYNKILHKFKLPYSSKEELISEFREKAIFKKAYIAELKRWDCVLIQLIGTSCMALMQYFSVYFAIQLLNVKGISQLSVEDIFNVSNVAISGNNFIPIPGAEGSIQIILSIFIQAFAGPTIVIDQTTKEQLNQAIFVWRSFLFYLPVITGLLFLGYVLWYHIHDEKHGNWKKIKKSRF
- a CDS encoding DUF1600 domain-containing protein, with protein sequence MEIIEEKVINQNNWKKYFNFQKYNVLSWIHFIVLIISGVSPLISLAAALATVIETKNFLLIWFTNYDTFTYQSNLLISLYIWLSFWKTDLKMFKTHTLLMTLMVYIFVTFTFFNSYDLMRSVGKIPQKEDIINSNPNNLIDIDNLFVACSTWNHIINPIFFILYGSFSLAKENKPFMDNVYKYITVGMIYPLIYTLYLILIPWSGYLDNGANSYSVYGVFSQTKYNNLTWLWIPPLLAVFPISLTIIWNIKFHICKKETNTIKDKKIINPT
- a CDS encoding Cof-type HAD-IIB family hydrolase; translated protein: MSKEINWITCDLDGTLLRYENESHIIEDESIKAIQKLKSKKIYFTIATGRHYEDALYICNKYNLLNEYLRYIIGCNGATIYDAINKEIIFQTTLDQNKLLNSEKILKFLKKQKLEVILAAYKINRDVIMLKNSNSDSEIVNEYIKYEGNFTHTENNFEFAENFNKEKNILKTIFFFKKNQVFDIQNILDQIITTFNIDKNDLIVTSNQSIEYNQSNVSKGNAILFLSKKLGLDINKTLSIGDSGNDISMFNTTKYSATLENSIDIVKSNATNVFDSKASTIVKDVIDYFVFN
- the galU gene encoding UTP--glucose-1-phosphate uridylyltransferase GalU; this encodes MNKKIKKAVIPAAGLGTRFLPATKAMPKEMLPIVDKPAIQYIIEEAVASGIEEILIITSSSKNAIIDHFDYSYELENRLKLKNKENEFKQIRAIADMANIQYIRQKEPLGLGHAIYCARNFINNEPFAVLLGDDIVFHEKHHKPTLLQCIEAYNELGTTILGVQKVPHNLVNKYGIVNPSKDSIKLKQGLISVKDVVEKPSPDQAPSDYAILGRYILTPEIFDELKNLKPDIRDEIELTDAIFKLGKYQRIYAKVFDGLRYDIGSKLGFITATIDSALKHSHIKDDVAKIILQRAEEIKRKQSKKNNKK
- a CDS encoding nicotinate phosphoribosyltransferase — encoded protein: MNKNKIITPWDLDESLVSLIPCDAYKLVHRLMYPKNVQNLYLTFTARGNKNHEFKDISWNHLFVKKVVNNILNNFTKHVIKLSQENSNGRITKLLKNKLNNVFQSKKFSENFINVLKELGKSICETKKLPIVVKAYKSSDNIPFQKSLMIITGKKNINPNFVWLITYFETIILENIWQFSTSLTIARDYFKLVEHYAELSADNLNFIKYQCHDFSMRGMSSLWSAIYSGNAHLMYFEGSDTIISGNNAKSVFASEHSVMSIDGQINEFNTYKRLINQFPNDILSLVSDTWNIWNVLDNILPKLKKDILKRKKKLVIRPDSGDPIEIICGKKNFNWKNKNTWGVIHYLDYHFGHKINKKGFKELHPKIGIIYGDAITYKRTKAILENLTNQKYSSKNIVFGVGATTYQSTNRDTLGFVSKITSVCQINQNNKKVWNNVEKNPITDYKKKSLTGRFTKDKNLIKIY
- a CDS encoding glycosyltransferase → MCQNNQGCASARKTGFDKSIGNIILFIDSDDWIVDKNFIKKLNNYYTNYDVDVVSFNFLCSNNESILPISKKANNFQIQNLNLKWFFENKGSSYVTIWKNAYKSTILKNDVLWEKYFNSKVCNEDWYFTSYIFSKNYKGIVTNEIFYAYRTDNKNSLTFNTKTHTLNEKLKNFNAWFTFSSKWNIYTNNDCRDVWISYHFAEAFRTKGIRYLIKFCKKNKIETPSLKEYKQFLYKYEYYQGIRKVYAKLSLYLLPFDYLIPKIFNFIKKILNRKN